The Rhododendron vialii isolate Sample 1 chromosome 5a, ASM3025357v1 genome contains a region encoding:
- the LOC131326272 gene encoding protein root UVB sensitive 6, whose protein sequence is MTPMNLKPKSTTQSLPSDAARLLVRETLRISADLASSSSSAAAEPSSAASAAAESAGLRPSAAANLGLIDEQFVGSSLRLICCEEVDGRRWEYFAENGGGRGGSKQFKNGSIRSVSLHSPQAPVEELMSFIRSYVVPEGFPDTVASSYVPYMTWRALKHFFGGAMGVFTTKTLLSSVGVSKNRATPGAVAINWILKDGAGRIGKMLYSRQGKKFDYDLKQLRFAGDLLLELGAGVELATSVVPHLFLPLACAANVAKNVGAVTSTSTRTPIYKAFAKGENIGDVTAKGECVGNIADLLGTGFSIMMAKRNPSLVTTFALLSCGYLLSSYHEVKSVVLRTLNRARLAVAIDSFLKTGRVPTLEEGNMMESIFNFPWSKERPVVLGSRFKDAFQDPYSYLGIEPIFEKERYVVTYNSSKGNIYALLKDQAKSDDILKAAFHAHVLLHILRSSPQCRSLPSKHEEVDQIMPFTDLEAHIAESYKMVSALYGPFKSKATEQGWVMSESLLNPGRARLCDAN, encoded by the exons ATGACGCCAATGAACCTTAAGCCCAAATCAACCACCCAAAGCCTCCCCTCCGACGCCGCCCGCCTCCTCGTCCGCGAAACCCTCCGAATCAGCGCCGACctcgcctcctcctcctcgtccgCCGCAGCTGAGCCCTCGTCCGCTGCGTCGGCTGCGGCGGAGAGCGCGGGGCTTAGGCCTTCCGCCGCGGCCAACCTCGGGCTTATCGATGAACAATTCGTCGGGTCGAGCTTGAGGTTGATTTGCTGCGAGGAGGTGGACGGACGGCGGTGGGAGTATTTCGCGGAGAATGGCGGAGGCAGAGGCGGCTCGAAGCAATTCAAGAACGGATCCATCCGTTCCGTTAGCTTGCATAGCCCTCAGGCCCCTGTTGAG GAGCTGATGTCATTCATAAGATCTTATGTTGTGCCTGAAGGTTTTCCTGATACTGTTGCTTCATCATATGTACCATACATGACATGGAGGGCATTGAAG CACTTTTTTGGTGGAGCAATGGGTGTTTTCACGACAAAAACGCTTTTGAGTTCAGTTGGAGTCTCCAAAAACAGAGCTACTCCAGGCGCTGTAGCCATAAATTGGATTCTCAAG GATGGTGCTGGTAGGATAGGGAAAATGCTTTATTCTCGGCAAGGGAAGAAATTCGATTATGATCTGAAACAG CTTCGGTTTGCTGGTGATCTTCTATTGGAACTGGGTGCTGGGGTAGAATTGGCAACTTCAGTTGTGCCCCACCTTTTTCTGCCTTTAGCTTGTGCTGCCAATGTAGCCAAG AATGTTGGTGCTGTTACTTCCACATCAACTCGTACACCAATTTACAAAGCCTTCGCTAAAGGAGAGAACATAGGGGATGTTACTGCAAAGGGAGAGTGTGTTGGCAATATTGCAGATCTG CTGGGAACTGGGTTCAGCATCATGATGGCGAAAAGAAATCCCTCCCTAGTCACAACATTCGCCCTCCTTTCATGTGGATACCTTCTCAGCTCTTACCATGAG GTAAAATCTGTCGTGTTGCGTACCCTGAATCGAGCAAGGTTAGCTGTGGCAATAGATTCCTTTCTTAAGACAG ggagGGTTCCAACACTGGAGGAGGGGAATATGATGGAAAGTATATTCAATTTTCCATGGTCAAAAGAGAGGCCTGTTGTTCTCG GATCAAGATTTAAGGATGCATTCCAAGATCCATATTCATATCTTGGCATAGAGCCTATTTTTGAG aAAGAGAGATATGTAGTAACGTATAATTCTTCAAAGGGCAATATATATGCATTGCTCAAGGATCAAGCAAAATCCGATGACATTTTGAAAGCAGCTTTCCAT GCTCATGTTCTCCTGCATATCCTTCGCTCATCACCTCAGTGTCGGTCTTTGCCTAGTAAGCATGAAGAAGTTGATCAAATTATGCCTTTTACTGATCTTGAAGCTCATATTGCTGAATCTTATAAAATGGTCTCAGCTTTATATGGGCCTTTCAAGAGCAAAGCTACAGAACAG